One genomic window of Humidesulfovibrio mexicanus includes the following:
- a CDS encoding RsmE family RNA methyltransferase, translating to MARLNSYHLPPEAWPAPGVRAILDGPEARHLIGVLRARVGDTVRLFDGLGRHGLFQLAATTSKSRAELSPLSETLEPQPKRGVALALGWNKASRRDWLLEKGVELGALGFVFWQAVRSQGDMPSHPKEAWREKCVQAAKQCHAAWLPELSVLPGGVDGLLRIAADYDGCYLLYEAASPEALPEPALLASGRTLVVLGPEGGLEEREATRLAEAGFRHLSLGPRPLRWETAALSCLSLAHYALLKP from the coding sequence ATGGCCCGCCTGAACTCCTACCATCTGCCCCCGGAGGCTTGGCCCGCTCCCGGAGTCCGGGCGATCCTCGACGGACCGGAGGCCCGACACCTCATCGGCGTGCTGCGCGCCCGCGTGGGCGACACGGTGCGGCTCTTCGACGGCCTGGGGCGCCACGGGCTCTTCCAACTGGCGGCCACCACCTCCAAGTCCCGCGCAGAACTGTCCCCGCTCTCGGAAACGCTGGAGCCGCAACCCAAGCGCGGCGTGGCGCTGGCCCTTGGCTGGAACAAGGCCAGCCGCCGCGACTGGCTTCTTGAAAAGGGCGTGGAGCTTGGCGCGCTCGGCTTCGTCTTCTGGCAGGCGGTTCGCAGCCAGGGCGACATGCCCAGCCACCCCAAGGAAGCCTGGCGGGAGAAATGCGTCCAGGCGGCCAAACAGTGCCATGCGGCCTGGCTTCCTGAACTCTCGGTGCTGCCCGGCGGGGTGGATGGACTTTTGCGCATTGCGGCGGACTATGACGGATGCTATCTGTTGTATGAAGCGGCCTCCCCGGAAGCGCTCCCCGAACCGGCGCTGCTGGCGTCGGGCCGCACACTCGTGGTGCTGGGGCCGGAGGGCGGGCTGGAAGAGCGCGAAGCCACACGGCTGGCCGAGGCCGGTTTCCGCCATTTGAGCCTGGGGCCGCGCCCGCTACGCTGGGAGACGGCGGCGCTCTCTTGTCTGTCGCTGGCGCACTATGCCCTGCTCAAACCGTAA
- a CDS encoding CgeB family protein: protein MRVLVVLPLYGGSLPVGRYCASALTGLGHLVEVFEAPEFYASYQALKGLRVTSDRLQYLENSYLQVLSQAVLAKTETFEPDCVLALAQAPLSIQSLKRLRRDGVATAMWFVEDYRLFTYWQAFAPYYDYFAVIQKGAFFDALRQVGQENVLYLPMAADPEFHRRLELSAVDRRRFGSAVSFMGAGYPNRRMAFRDLTRFDFKLWGTDWEGDPILAPHVQMGGARVSSEDCVRIYNATTVNINLHSSIQARELVTGGDFVNPRTFEVAASGAFQLVDRRGLMGELFVTDGPEAELAVFDRMEELAPLVERYLASPEERIAIAKRGQARVLADHTYSARMRDLLDFIATRRPGWPKVRDMAPAVSGLPPELAAEITALLERLGLPSSTGFDDLVWAVRQQQGSLEGLDAAVLFLDEWRKLYAKKAQA, encoded by the coding sequence ATGAGGGTGCTCGTGGTGCTGCCGCTGTACGGCGGTTCGCTGCCCGTAGGACGCTACTGCGCATCGGCTTTGACTGGGCTTGGGCATTTGGTCGAGGTCTTCGAGGCGCCGGAGTTTTACGCCTCCTATCAGGCGTTGAAGGGGCTCAGGGTCACCAGCGACCGGCTTCAGTATCTTGAAAACAGCTATCTGCAAGTGCTTTCCCAGGCTGTGCTGGCCAAAACCGAGACCTTTGAACCGGATTGTGTTCTTGCCTTGGCTCAGGCCCCGTTGTCCATTCAGTCCCTGAAGCGTCTGCGGCGTGACGGCGTGGCCACGGCCATGTGGTTTGTCGAGGATTATCGGCTTTTTACCTATTGGCAGGCCTTTGCGCCGTATTACGACTATTTCGCCGTCATCCAGAAAGGGGCGTTTTTCGATGCCCTGCGGCAGGTGGGCCAGGAAAACGTTCTGTATCTGCCCATGGCCGCGGACCCGGAATTTCACAGGAGGCTTGAACTTTCCGCCGTGGATCGCCGCAGGTTCGGTTCAGCTGTGTCTTTCATGGGCGCAGGCTATCCGAATCGGCGCATGGCCTTCCGCGACCTCACGCGGTTTGACTTCAAGCTTTGGGGTACGGATTGGGAGGGCGACCCTATCCTGGCTCCGCATGTGCAGATGGGGGGAGCCAGGGTTTCGAGCGAGGACTGCGTGCGCATCTACAACGCCACCACGGTCAACATCAATCTGCACTCCAGCATCCAGGCGCGCGAACTGGTGACCGGAGGCGATTTCGTGAACCCGCGCACCTTTGAGGTAGCGGCTAGCGGAGCCTTTCAACTGGTGGACCGCCGCGGGCTTATGGGCGAGTTGTTCGTCACCGATGGGCCGGAAGCCGAGCTTGCCGTGTTTGACCGGATGGAGGAGTTGGCCCCGCTTGTGGAGCGGTACCTTGCCAGTCCGGAGGAGCGCATCGCCATCGCCAAGCGTGGGCAGGCGCGGGTGCTGGCCGACCACACCTACAGCGCGCGTATGCGCGATCTCCTCGACTTCATTGCCACCCGGCGGCCGGGCTGGCCCAAAGTCCGGGACATGGCGCCAGCAGTCAGCGGGCTGCCTCCGGAACTGGCGGCGGAGATAACCGCCTTGCTGGAGCGGCTGGGACTGCCGTCGAGCACGGGATTTGACGACCTGGTGTGGGCCGTGCGTCAGCAGCAGGGATCGCTTGAGGGGCTGGACGCTGCGGTGCTGTTTCTGGACGAGTGGCGCAAGCTGTACGCCAAGAAAGCGCAAGCCTAG
- a CDS encoding tetratricopeptide repeat protein yields the protein MTRQDTRAAIDELSQAVRNNPEAVEIYLALGNLYRSQGEIERAIHIRMSLINRQGLDQALRSRCLFELGRDFRRGGMLDKAREAYTQAAEDLGNTEDVQLELALLAADCGEYERAADHYGRVGRSMAQAHFLARQARDCFRLGKTQQGRELVGQALSVYPPSPEAWLASVVHNALSADLPMLADTLREACASIPSEQRFLLLDGLLDVLSASRTEEVAQGRPLSRETISELVRTCVGVLSELRPDALICYYCAKLCLFEADCDGARHWLEKSLVLNSDFWLARLELVSLVLADLELTPFLREQLVYFLGHARKSKRFVCKSCGFRWDKAFFICPRCRSWHSILFRQEFS from the coding sequence ATGACCCGCCAGGACACGCGCGCGGCCATCGACGAACTGTCGCAGGCCGTCCGCAACAATCCCGAAGCCGTCGAGATCTACCTGGCTCTTGGCAACCTCTACCGCTCCCAAGGTGAAATCGAGCGGGCCATCCATATCCGCATGAGCCTCATCAACCGCCAAGGACTTGATCAGGCGCTGCGCTCCCGCTGCCTCTTCGAACTCGGAAGGGACTTCCGGCGCGGCGGGATGCTGGACAAGGCGCGCGAGGCGTACACCCAGGCGGCCGAGGACCTGGGGAACACCGAAGACGTGCAGTTGGAACTGGCGCTGCTTGCGGCCGACTGCGGGGAATACGAGCGCGCCGCAGACCATTACGGCCGGGTTGGACGAAGCATGGCCCAGGCGCACTTTCTCGCCCGCCAAGCCCGTGACTGCTTCCGCCTTGGCAAAACCCAGCAGGGCCGCGAGTTGGTGGGCCAGGCACTGTCGGTGTACCCGCCTTCGCCGGAGGCATGGCTGGCAAGCGTTGTGCATAACGCCCTTTCAGCCGATCTCCCGATGCTCGCAGACACGTTGCGCGAAGCCTGCGCCAGCATCCCCTCCGAGCAACGTTTCCTGCTGCTCGACGGCCTGCTGGACGTCCTCTCGGCCTCCCGCACTGAAGAGGTCGCGCAAGGCCGCCCCCTTTCAAGGGAAACCATCAGCGAACTCGTACGGACCTGTGTCGGCGTGCTGTCGGAACTCAGGCCCGATGCGCTGATTTGCTATTACTGCGCCAAACTCTGCCTTTTCGAGGCCGACTGTGATGGCGCGCGCCATTGGCTGGAAAAATCCTTGGTGCTCAACTCCGACTTCTGGCTGGCGCGCCTTGAGCTGGTCAGTTTGGTGCTTGCTGATCTTGAGCTGACCCCATTCCTTCGCGAACAGCTTGTGTATTTTCTCGGCCACGCCCGCAAGAGCAAGCGCTTTGTGTGCAAATCCTGTGGGTTTCGCTGGGACAAGGCCTTCTTCATCTGCCCTCGCTGCCGGTCCTGGCACAGCATCCTGTTCCGGCAGGAGTTCTCGTGA
- a CDS encoding glycosyltransferase family 9 protein produces the protein MRVLVIQLARFGDLVQTRRLMLSLCADPGAEVHLCLDRSLAGLAAILYPGVVLHPVVAHGTALAALAPSGQVSTLLEANIPAFRHLAGSGFDLVYNLNFSPLNFRLASLFDPDRVRGHVWRNGQEDVGQWARLAMRWSAMRRIGLNIADFWAWHHPAPVPPEVVNPAAQGRGGGLGVVLAGRESRRSLPPRELAGLVATLVSQRGSSTLTLLGSASESRVAHQLLRELPPRLASSVTNLSGKTDYADLCHIVGGLDLLVTPDTGTMHLAAALGTPVLATFLSSAWCWETGPYGLGHRVLQAVTDCLPCLESQPCGRGVSCLRPFGAAQLARYLSTSDPLHLPEDLLDLDSALDGLGATFSPRAGTDADAPLRGRFRVFLSRHLGTGGCWRDAPVPEFAERMYAERDWMPPDTEAAHSRFAGVFWKGKRF, from the coding sequence GTGCGCGTTCTCGTCATCCAACTCGCCCGTTTCGGGGACCTCGTTCAGACCAGGCGGCTGATGCTGTCCCTGTGCGCCGATCCCGGCGCGGAAGTGCACCTTTGCCTGGACCGCTCTCTGGCCGGGCTTGCCGCCATCCTGTACCCCGGCGTCGTGCTCCATCCCGTTGTCGCCCATGGCACGGCATTGGCCGCTCTTGCTCCCTCCGGCCAGGTCAGCACGCTTTTGGAGGCCAACATCCCGGCGTTTCGCCATTTGGCGGGATCGGGGTTCGACCTCGTGTACAACCTGAATTTTTCCCCCTTGAATTTTCGTCTGGCCAGCCTTTTCGATCCCGACAGGGTGCGGGGGCATGTGTGGCGCAACGGCCAGGAGGACGTGGGGCAGTGGGCTCGTCTGGCCATGCGCTGGTCAGCCATGCGCCGCATCGGGCTCAATATCGCCGATTTCTGGGCCTGGCACCATCCCGCTCCCGTGCCGCCGGAGGTGGTGAATCCGGCCGCACAGGGCAGGGGAGGCGGCCTCGGCGTGGTGTTGGCAGGACGGGAATCGCGCCGGTCCTTGCCGCCCCGGGAGCTTGCCGGACTGGTGGCGACGCTTGTGTCGCAGCGGGGCAGTTCCACGCTGACGCTGCTCGGTAGTGCGTCCGAGTCGCGGGTGGCGCATCAACTATTGCGCGAACTTCCGCCCCGGCTCGCATCCTCGGTGACCAATCTTAGCGGCAAGACCGATTACGCGGACCTGTGCCACATTGTCGGCGGTCTTGACCTGCTGGTGACCCCTGACACGGGCACCATGCATCTTGCCGCCGCGCTGGGAACGCCGGTCTTGGCGACGTTTCTGTCCTCGGCCTGGTGCTGGGAGACCGGGCCGTACGGCCTTGGCCACAGGGTTTTGCAGGCCGTTACGGACTGTCTGCCCTGCCTGGAATCGCAGCCATGTGGTCGCGGCGTTTCCTGCCTGCGCCCCTTTGGCGCTGCGCAGTTGGCCCGGTATTTGTCCACATCGGACCCGCTGCATCTGCCGGAGGATCTGCTGGATCTGGACTCGGCCTTGGATGGCCTTGGCGCAACGTTTTCCCCGCGCGCGGGCACGGATGCCGATGCTCCCTTGCGTGGCCGCTTTCGTGTCTTTCTGTCCCGGCACCTGGGGACTGGCGGTTGCTGGCGCGATGCGCCGGTTCCTGAGTTTGCGGAGCGCATGTACGCGGAGCGCGACTGGATGCCCCCGGACACCGAGGCGGCACACAGCCGATTTGCTGGCGTTTTCTGGAAAGGCAAGCGTTTTTAG
- a CDS encoding replication-associated recombination protein A codes for MRIEISEKQPLADKIRPQTLNDFVGQSHLLERIAAFASGPRLPSLLFFGPPGCGKSTLAMVMAKAANKRWVRVSAPEAGLAALRKQLQGAEVLILDEIHRFSKAQQDFFLPILESGEIVLLATTTENPSFSVTRQLLSRLHVLRFRSLTREELVRMARRGANVLGCDWPDEVFDLLAGMCGGDGRALLNLVEHVAGLPQDRLGIEALKQALPEVIIRGDREGDSHYELASALIKSIRGSDVDAALYYLACLLESGEDPRFVCRRLILSASEDIGLGDPQALPLAVSCQQAVEYVGMPEGFIPMAETVVYLALAPKNNASYAGYLNALKEVRENGKLPVPLHLRNASTSLHKEWGYGRGYKYPHAFPGSWVDQEYLPHELVQRGAQFFVPKNEGAEARMHAWLASRKRGIKKP; via the coding sequence ATGCGCATTGAGATTTCCGAAAAACAGCCCCTGGCCGACAAGATACGGCCGCAAACCCTCAACGACTTCGTGGGGCAAAGCCATCTTCTGGAGCGCATTGCGGCCTTCGCCAGCGGCCCGCGCCTGCCCAGCCTGCTCTTTTTCGGGCCGCCGGGCTGCGGCAAATCCACCCTCGCCATGGTCATGGCCAAGGCGGCGAACAAACGCTGGGTGCGCGTCAGCGCCCCAGAGGCCGGGCTCGCCGCACTGCGCAAGCAGTTGCAAGGGGCCGAGGTGCTCATCCTGGACGAAATCCACCGCTTCTCCAAGGCACAGCAGGATTTTTTTCTGCCGATTCTTGAAAGCGGAGAAATCGTGCTCTTGGCCACCACCACGGAGAACCCGTCCTTCAGCGTCACGCGTCAGTTGCTCTCGCGATTGCATGTGCTGCGATTCCGCTCGCTAACGCGCGAGGAACTGGTGCGCATGGCCCGACGCGGGGCAAATGTTCTAGGCTGCGACTGGCCCGACGAAGTCTTCGACCTGCTGGCGGGCATGTGCGGTGGCGATGGCCGCGCCCTCCTGAACCTCGTGGAGCATGTTGCCGGGCTCCCGCAGGACCGGCTTGGCATCGAGGCTCTCAAACAGGCCCTGCCGGAAGTCATCATCCGCGGGGACCGCGAGGGCGATTCGCATTACGAACTTGCTTCTGCGCTCATCAAGTCCATCCGGGGCAGCGATGTGGACGCCGCCCTCTACTACCTGGCCTGCCTTCTGGAAAGCGGCGAGGATCCCCGTTTCGTGTGCCGCAGACTCATCCTCTCCGCCTCCGAGGACATCGGCCTCGGCGACCCGCAGGCCCTTCCCCTGGCCGTTTCGTGCCAGCAGGCCGTGGAGTACGTGGGGATGCCCGAAGGCTTCATCCCCATGGCCGAGACCGTGGTCTACCTGGCCCTTGCGCCAAAGAACAACGCCAGCTACGCCGGGTATCTGAACGCCCTCAAGGAGGTGCGGGAGAACGGAAAGCTGCCCGTGCCCCTGCACCTGCGCAACGCCAGCACCAGCCTGCACAAGGAATGGGGCTATGGCCGAGGCTACAAGTATCCGCACGCCTTTCCCGGCTCCTGGGTGGACCAGGAATACCTTCCGCACGAACTGGTCCAGCGCGGAGCGCAATTCTTCGTGCCCAAGAACGAAGGGGCCGAAGCCCGTATGCACGCTTGGCTGGCCTCGCGCAAGCGCGGAATCAAGAAGCCCTAG
- the lysA gene encoding diaminopimelate decarboxylase: protein MHHFAMKNGSLFAEGLSVKELAREYGTPLYIYSAATLKRHFQAFDSAFDSMEHLTCYSVKANSNLAVLKLLASLGAGMDIVSGGELYRALLAGVPAERIVYSGVGKKAPEIAQALSAGILMFNVESVQELERINDVAKSMGKIARVSFRINPDVDPKTHPYISTGMKKNKFGLTIESALDAYALARDLPAIKPVGMDCHIGSQLTTIEPFLEALDKLLAFYEKLKAMNLDIRYLDLGGGLGIPYNEEEPPHPSAFGAALTKALSGVPLKVVLEPGRVIVGNAGILVTEVQYTKQTPTKSFVIVDAAMNDLLRPSLYGSFHRIEEVAPKGRAPQDVDVVGPICESGDFLAKDRQLPEMLQGELLAVYSAGAYGFTMSSNYNTRAKAAEILVDGDTAIVARRRETYESMVAHEI from the coding sequence ATGCACCATTTTGCAATGAAAAACGGCAGCCTTTTCGCAGAAGGCCTCAGTGTGAAGGAACTGGCCAGGGAATACGGCACCCCGCTGTACATCTATTCTGCGGCCACCCTCAAGCGTCACTTCCAGGCCTTTGATTCGGCCTTCGATTCCATGGAGCACCTGACCTGCTACTCGGTGAAGGCCAACTCGAACCTCGCGGTGCTCAAACTGCTCGCCTCCCTTGGCGCGGGCATGGACATCGTCTCCGGCGGCGAGTTGTACCGCGCCCTTCTGGCGGGCGTTCCGGCCGAACGCATCGTGTACTCCGGCGTGGGCAAGAAGGCTCCGGAGATCGCCCAGGCGCTCTCCGCGGGTATTCTCATGTTCAACGTGGAGTCCGTGCAGGAGCTTGAGCGCATCAACGATGTGGCCAAGTCCATGGGCAAGATTGCTCGGGTGAGCTTCCGCATCAACCCCGACGTGGACCCCAAGACCCACCCGTACATCTCCACGGGCATGAAAAAGAACAAGTTCGGGCTCACCATCGAGTCCGCCCTGGACGCCTACGCCCTTGCCCGCGACCTGCCCGCCATCAAGCCCGTGGGCATGGACTGCCACATAGGCTCCCAGCTCACCACCATCGAGCCGTTCCTCGAAGCGCTGGACAAGCTCCTCGCCTTCTACGAAAAGCTCAAGGCCATGAACCTGGACATTCGCTACCTTGACTTGGGCGGCGGACTCGGCATCCCTTACAACGAAGAAGAGCCTCCCCATCCCAGCGCATTCGGCGCGGCCCTCACCAAGGCCCTTTCCGGCGTGCCGCTCAAGGTCGTTCTCGAACCCGGCCGCGTCATCGTGGGCAACGCGGGCATCCTGGTGACGGAAGTCCAATACACCAAGCAGACCCCCACCAAGAGCTTCGTCATTGTGGACGCGGCCATGAACGACTTGCTGCGCCCATCGCTCTACGGCTCGTTCCATCGCATTGAGGAGGTGGCGCCCAAAGGCCGCGCGCCCCAGGACGTTGACGTGGTTGGCCCCATCTGCGAGTCCGGGGACTTTCTGGCCAAGGACCGCCAGCTTCCGGAAATGCTGCAGGGCGAATTGCTGGCCGTATACTCCGCAGGGGCGTACGGCTTCACCATGAGTTCCAACTACAACACCCGCGCCAAGGCAGCGGAGATCCTTGTGGATGGCGATACAGCCATTGTCGCCCGCCGCAGAGAGACCTACGAGTCCATGGTGGCGCACGAAATCTAG
- the mutS gene encoding DNA mismatch repair protein MutS, whose product MEGAKLTPMFEQYMQVKAEHPDALLFFRMGDFFELFFEDAQVAARELQITLTTRNPNSEAKIPMCGVPHHSVNAYLAQLLEKGFKIAVCDQIEDPRQAKGLVKRAVTRVLTPGTIVEDLSLTAKAHNYLCAVYWDADKGAGGLGWVDVSTAEWSGLHSRREAELWQWACKLNPREIILPPGKKLPTNCNDLSAQVTPMASPSAFDLTAGTAAVLSSQNAADLHTLDLADKPELVRALGALLAYLRLTQCTDMPPLGELRPLDLSRHLILDEVTERNLEIFRRLDGKPGGGTLWHVLDQTVTPMGGRLLESRLRQPWRELPPIVRTQEAVAVLFDRDELRRALRLRLENVQDLERLATRIALSRATPRDFVAVRESLKRLPELRALVDQGLKETAVPADIVSLLKNWDDLSEVTDLLSRAFVDAPPLAITDGGLFLPGYDAALDELIGLTEHGEARIQEMLERERDASGIPKLKLGFNKVFGYYLEISHAHQGQVPEHFIRKQTLVNGERYITQELKDLEDRLQHAAEERKSLEYRLFGELREQVAQLRARLMFMAGAVAALDYWQGLAEAARLNGWSRPELHEGIETEVSQGRHPVVEAATGAGGYIPNDLRMDEARRILLITGPNMAGKSTVLRQTALMSILAQLGSFVPAQSARLGLVDRVFSRVGASDNLARGQSTFMVEMMETARILRQATSRSLVILDEIGRGTSTFDGLALAWAVVEELSRRGKNGIRTLFATHYHELTSLEGRIPGLRNMNIAVREWKGDIVFLRKLVPGPADKSYGIEVARLAGVPQPVVQRAREILASLEEKSQTGGGALVSARQPLLPGMPAQPKPKTPEPEHPMLVELKRLDVDGMTPMSALTLLHEWKKSLCAS is encoded by the coding sequence ATGGAAGGCGCCAAGCTCACCCCCATGTTCGAACAGTACATGCAGGTGAAGGCCGAGCATCCGGACGCCCTGCTCTTCTTCCGCATGGGCGACTTCTTCGAACTCTTCTTTGAGGACGCGCAAGTGGCCGCGCGAGAGCTGCAGATCACCCTCACCACGCGCAATCCCAATTCCGAGGCCAAGATCCCCATGTGCGGCGTGCCGCACCACTCGGTCAACGCCTATCTGGCCCAACTCTTGGAAAAGGGATTCAAGATCGCCGTTTGCGACCAGATCGAAGATCCCAGACAGGCCAAAGGCCTGGTCAAGCGCGCGGTGACGCGTGTGCTCACTCCCGGCACCATCGTCGAGGACCTTTCCCTCACGGCCAAGGCCCACAACTACCTCTGCGCCGTCTATTGGGACGCCGACAAAGGGGCGGGAGGACTGGGCTGGGTGGACGTGTCCACCGCAGAGTGGAGCGGCCTGCACTCCCGGCGCGAGGCCGAACTGTGGCAATGGGCCTGCAAGCTCAATCCACGCGAAATCATTTTGCCGCCCGGCAAAAAGCTGCCCACGAACTGCAACGACCTCTCCGCGCAGGTGACGCCAATGGCCTCGCCCAGCGCCTTCGACCTCACGGCCGGGACTGCCGCCGTCCTCTCCAGCCAGAACGCGGCGGACCTGCATACCCTCGACCTTGCCGACAAGCCCGAGCTGGTGCGGGCCCTTGGCGCGCTTTTGGCCTACCTCAGACTCACGCAGTGCACGGACATGCCGCCACTGGGCGAACTCCGCCCCCTGGACCTCTCCAGGCACCTGATCCTTGACGAGGTCACTGAGCGCAACCTGGAGATATTCCGAAGGCTTGACGGCAAGCCTGGCGGGGGCACCCTGTGGCATGTGCTGGACCAGACCGTCACGCCCATGGGCGGGCGGCTGCTTGAATCGCGGTTGCGCCAGCCCTGGCGGGAACTGCCGCCCATTGTGCGCACGCAGGAAGCCGTGGCTGTTCTTTTCGACCGCGACGAACTCCGCCGTGCGCTTCGCCTGAGGCTGGAAAACGTGCAGGATCTGGAGCGCCTGGCCACGCGCATCGCCCTCTCCCGCGCCACCCCGCGCGATTTCGTGGCCGTGCGTGAAAGCTTGAAGCGCCTGCCCGAGCTGCGCGCCCTGGTGGACCAAGGCCTCAAGGAAACCGCAGTTCCGGCGGACATTGTGTCCCTGCTCAAAAATTGGGACGATCTTTCGGAAGTGACCGACCTGCTCTCGCGCGCTTTTGTGGATGCGCCGCCGCTTGCCATCACCGATGGCGGGTTGTTCCTGCCCGGCTATGACGCGGCCCTGGACGAACTCATCGGACTCACGGAACACGGCGAGGCGCGCATCCAGGAAATGCTGGAACGCGAACGCGACGCCTCGGGAATCCCCAAACTCAAGCTCGGCTTCAACAAGGTCTTCGGGTATTATCTGGAGATCTCGCACGCCCATCAGGGACAGGTCCCAGAGCACTTCATCCGCAAGCAGACCCTGGTGAACGGCGAACGCTACATCACCCAGGAGTTGAAAGACCTGGAGGACCGCCTGCAGCACGCGGCCGAGGAGCGCAAATCCCTTGAGTACCGGCTGTTCGGCGAGCTCAGGGAACAGGTGGCGCAGCTGCGGGCCAGGCTTATGTTCATGGCCGGGGCAGTGGCCGCCCTGGACTACTGGCAGGGCCTGGCCGAAGCCGCCCGGCTCAATGGCTGGAGCCGCCCGGAACTGCACGAGGGCATCGAGACGGAGGTGTCACAAGGCCGCCACCCTGTTGTGGAAGCGGCCACAGGCGCTGGAGGGTACATTCCCAACGACCTGCGAATGGACGAGGCGCGTCGCATCCTGCTCATCACCGGGCCCAACATGGCGGGCAAGTCCACGGTGCTTCGCCAAACCGCCCTCATGAGCATTCTTGCCCAATTGGGATCGTTCGTCCCGGCGCAGTCCGCCAGGCTGGGGCTGGTGGACCGCGTGTTCTCCCGCGTGGGAGCAAGCGACAACCTCGCCCGTGGGCAGAGCACCTTTATGGTGGAGATGATGGAGACCGCGCGCATCCTCAGGCAGGCCACCTCCCGCAGCCTGGTGATCCTGGACGAGATCGGCCGGGGCACCAGCACCTTCGACGGCTTGGCTCTGGCCTGGGCCGTGGTGGAGGAGCTTTCACGCCGGGGCAAGAACGGAATCCGCACCCTCTTCGCCACCCATTACCATGAGTTGACCTCGCTGGAAGGCCGCATTCCCGGCTTGCGCAACATGAACATCGCCGTGCGTGAGTGGAAGGGCGACATCGTGTTCTTGCGCAAGCTGGTGCCAGGTCCGGCGGACAAGAGCTATGGCATTGAGGTGGCGCGGCTGGCCGGTGTGCCGCAGCCTGTGGTCCAGCGCGCGCGCGAAATACTTGCGTCCCTCGAAGAAAAATCGCAGACTGGCGGCGGAGCTTTGGTGTCCGCTCGCCAGCCCCTGCTGCCGGGAATGCCCGCCCAGCCGAAGCCCAAGACGCCGGAGCCGGAGCATCCCATGCTCGTGGAATTGAAACGCCTGGACGTAGATGGCATGACGCCGATGTCCGCCCTCACCCTTTTGCACGAATGGAAAAAGAGCCTGTGCGCATCATGA